Proteins encoded in a region of the Clostridium beijerinckii genome:
- the spoIIID gene encoding sporulation transcriptional regulator SpoIIID: protein MKDYIEERVLDVARYIIDSKATIRKTAKVFGVSKSTIHKDMTERLLKINPEIAQETHSILELNKAERHIRGGKATQMKYKIIES, encoded by the coding sequence TTGAAAGACTATATTGAAGAAAGAGTTTTAGATGTTGCAAGATATATCATAGATTCAAAAGCTACAATAAGAAAAACAGCTAAGGTTTTTGGTGTTAGCAAGAGTACAATCCATAAAGATATGACAGAGAGATTGTTAAAAATTAACCCAGAAATTGCTCAAGAAACTCATTCTATTTTGGAATTAAATAAGGCTGAACGACATATTAGAGGTGGAAAAGCTACACAAATGAAGTATAAAATTATTGAATCTTAG
- a CDS encoding rod shape-determining protein gives MCFWRTGIDLAIDLGTATVLVYVKGKGVILKEPSVVAINKNNNKLLAIGEEARKMIGRTPGNIVAVRPLRDGVISDYDITQKMLKEFIKKACGKRSISAPKVIVCVPSQATEVEKRAVIDAAMNSGAKTVHLIEEPLAAAIGAGLDITKPNGCMVVDIGGGTCDIAVISLGGVVERESIKVAGDKFDEAIIKYVRNEYKLMIGEKTAEDLKINIGSAFKNSRNLTCMMKGRNLITGLPDEIEITTEEIRNAIKEPVEIIVDTVKKVLERTPPELASDIIERGILMTGGGALIHGLDKLIEFKTGVVATIAENSVECVANGTGKVLNYIDKLDSQVNSQQIVLIE, from the coding sequence ATGTGCTTTTGGAGAACGGGGATAGACCTCGCAATTGACTTAGGAACGGCAACTGTACTAGTTTACGTAAAAGGTAAAGGGGTAATATTAAAAGAGCCCTCTGTTGTAGCTATAAATAAAAATAATAATAAATTGTTGGCTATAGGGGAAGAAGCAAGAAAAATGATAGGTAGAACCCCAGGAAATATTGTTGCAGTAAGACCATTAAGAGATGGAGTGATTTCTGATTACGATATAACACAAAAAATGCTAAAGGAATTTATAAAAAAAGCGTGCGGAAAAAGAAGTATAAGTGCACCTAAAGTAATTGTTTGTGTACCATCTCAAGCTACAGAAGTAGAAAAGAGAGCTGTTATTGATGCAGCTATGAATTCAGGAGCAAAAACAGTCCATTTAATTGAGGAACCACTAGCAGCAGCCATTGGAGCAGGATTAGATATTACCAAGCCGAATGGATGTATGGTAGTGGATATTGGCGGAGGTACTTGTGATATCGCTGTTATTTCATTAGGTGGAGTGGTAGAAAGAGAGTCAATAAAAGTAGCAGGAGACAAGTTCGATGAAGCCATAATAAAATATGTACGTAATGAATATAAATTAATGATAGGTGAGAAAACAGCTGAAGATTTAAAAATAAATATTGGATCAGCATTTAAAAACTCTAGAAATCTAACTTGTATGATGAAAGGTAGAAACCTCATTACAGGATTACCAGATGAAATAGAAATTACAACAGAAGAAATCCGAAATGCAATAAAAGAACCTGTGGAAATAATAGTTGATACTGTAAAAAAGGTATTAGAAAGAACACCGCCTGAATTAGCCTCGGATATAATCGAAAGAGGAATATTAATGACCGGTGGGGGAGCTTTAATACATGGGTTAGATAAACTTATAGAGTTTAAGACTGGCGTAGTAGCAACTATAGCTGAGAATTCAGTTGAATGTGTTGCAAATGGTACAGGTAAAGTGCTTAATTATATAGACAAATTAGATAGTCAAGTTAATTCTCAGCAAATAGTTCTTATAGAATAG
- the yyaC gene encoding spore protease YyaC produces the protein MSKPDIKLDPKFYYDLALEVKKFISKDTIIVCIGTDKCIGDCLGPLVGSILTENFFPLPVYGTLSSPIHALNIDERLNEIYSNHPNASIIGVDACLGDEDDIGEIRIRDYAIHPGKGVGKELPEVGIASVIGIVDSSDNAEFFFSRSIRLSFIMDMAKIISKIFIDAYSLSHGKYPKI, from the coding sequence TTGAGCAAGCCAGATATTAAACTTGATCCTAAATTTTATTATGATTTAGCTTTAGAAGTTAAAAAATTTATATCAAAAGACACCATAATAGTTTGTATTGGTACTGACAAATGTATTGGGGATTGCTTAGGTCCTCTAGTTGGATCTATACTCACAGAAAACTTTTTCCCTTTACCTGTTTATGGAACTTTATCTTCTCCAATTCATGCTTTGAACATAGATGAACGTTTAAATGAAATATATAGTAATCACCCTAATGCATCAATAATTGGTGTTGATGCCTGCTTAGGTGACGAAGATGATATTGGTGAAATTCGTATAAGGGACTATGCCATACATCCTGGTAAAGGAGTCGGAAAAGAACTTCCTGAGGTAGGAATTGCATCAGTTATAGGCATTGTAGACTCTAGTGATAATGCTGAATTCTTTTTTTCACGGAGCATAAGACTCTCATTCATTATGGATATGGCTAAAATTATATCTAAAATATTTATTGATGCCTATAGTTTAAGTCACGGAAAATATCCTAAAATTTAA
- the metK gene encoding methionine adenosyltransferase encodes MRRLFTSESVTEGHPDKMCDQISDAILDAILSKDPMARVACETCTTTGMVMVMGEITTNCYVDIPKVVRETVREIGYDRAKFGFDCDTCSVLTSIDEQSADIAMGVDEAFESKKGEKDEVEAVGAGDQGMMFGFATNETEDFMPLPVYMAHKLSRRLTEVRKNGTLSYLRPDGKTQVTVEYEDNVPKRIDTIVISTQHDEKVTLEQIQEDLKKFVIDAVVPAELLDSETRYFINPTGRFVVGGPQGDSGLTGRKIIVDTYGGYGRHGGGAFSGKDPTKVDRSAAYAARWVAKNLVAAGVADKLEIQLAYAIGVAKPVSIEVETFGTGKVDEDKIVEVVEKVFDLRPGAIIRDLDLRRPIYKQTAAYGHFGRNDLNLPWEQLNKVDEIRKNL; translated from the coding sequence ATGAGAAGATTATTTACTTCAGAATCAGTTACAGAGGGACATCCTGATAAAATGTGTGACCAAATTTCAGATGCTATACTAGACGCTATTCTATCTAAAGATCCAATGGCTAGAGTTGCTTGTGAAACTTGCACAACAACAGGTATGGTTATGGTAATGGGAGAGATAACAACAAATTGTTATGTTGACATTCCTAAGGTAGTTAGAGAAACAGTAAGAGAAATTGGATATGATAGAGCAAAATTTGGATTTGACTGTGATACATGTTCAGTTCTTACATCGATAGATGAACAATCTGCAGATATAGCTATGGGTGTAGATGAAGCATTTGAGTCAAAAAAAGGTGAAAAAGATGAAGTAGAAGCAGTTGGTGCTGGAGACCAAGGAATGATGTTTGGTTTTGCAACTAATGAAACTGAAGATTTTATGCCGCTTCCAGTATATATGGCTCATAAATTATCAAGAAGACTTACAGAGGTAAGAAAGAATGGTACATTAAGTTACTTAAGACCAGATGGTAAAACTCAAGTAACAGTTGAATATGAAGATAATGTGCCAAAGAGAATTGATACTATAGTTATATCAACACAACATGATGAGAAAGTTACTTTAGAGCAAATTCAGGAAGATCTTAAGAAGTTTGTTATAGATGCTGTTGTACCAGCAGAATTATTGGACAGTGAGACAAGATATTTCATAAATCCAACTGGAAGATTCGTTGTTGGAGGACCTCAAGGGGATTCAGGATTAACAGGAAGAAAGATAATAGTTGATACTTATGGTGGATATGGCAGACACGGTGGTGGAGCTTTCTCAGGTAAAGATCCAACTAAAGTTGATAGATCAGCTGCATATGCTGCAAGATGGGTTGCTAAGAATTTAGTTGCAGCTGGTGTTGCAGATAAGCTAGAAATTCAATTAGCATATGCAATTGGTGTTGCAAAGCCAGTTTCAATTGAAGTTGAAACATTTGGAACAGGAAAAGTAGATGAAGATAAGATTGTTGAAGTAGTAGAGAAAGTATTTGATTTAAGACCAGGAGCTATAATTAGAGATCTTGACTTAAGAAGACCTATCTATAAGCAAACTGCTGCATATGGACATTTTGGAAGAAATGATCTTAACTTACCATGGGAACAATTAAATAAAGTAGATGAAATAAGAAAAAATCTATAA